The following is a genomic window from Moorella sp. Hama-1.
TAGTGGCGCGGATGGAGGAGGAAGAACCGGAGGTGGTCGACGCTAAGGCGGCCGCATCGGCAGCCGGGGATGGCGATACCCTGATTTACCAGGCGATTAATGAAGCCCCTGCTCCTCTGGAGGAACCAGCGTTTAAATTAACGGTACTAGAAGGACCGGATGCCGGCCGTACTTTTCTTCTTAAAAACGGCCGGCAGGTTCTGGGCCGCCAGCCGGCCTGCGATTTTGTCCTCACCGATGAGCAGGTTTCCCGGCGCCACTGCCAGGTTGAGGAGAGCCATGACCGTGTCCTGGTGACGGACCTGGGCAGCCGCAATGGCACCATGGTTAACGGGGTCAGGGTGGAACGTATCTTCCTGAAACCGGGTGACCGGCTCCAGGTAGGCCGGAGCGTGCTGGAGTTGCAGGTAAGTTGAACAGGAACGGGTGATTGCTGTGGGCGAGATCCTGCTGGTAGGGTTACGGTTTGTCTTTGTGTTTTTTATCTATATCTTTGTCTGGCATGTCCTCAAGTTGATGTACCTGGAACTGGGATTTTCCCCGGCGGTACGGGCCAGGCGACGCCCGGTTCTGGTGGTCCTGGATGCAAAAAATGGGGGCCTAAAAAGAGGAGAAAGCTACTCCCTCGGCGAAAATATTAGCATCGGTCGCGATAACCATAACGATATTATTATTAACGACAGCCACGTTTCCGCCCGCCATGCTGTGATCAACCAGCAAGGGGGAGAATGGCAACTCCTTGATCTGGACAGCACCAATGGAACTTATCTCAATGGCCAGCGGCTGACCGGTCCGCATAGTTTACGGCCCGGCGATAAAATATCTATCGGCGGCGTGACTTTTAAAGTGGGGTGGGAAGATGCAAGCCGAAGCCCTGTCCCATACCGGACTGGTGCGGCCCGGTAATGAAGACTACTATATCCTGGATATCGAACGGGGACTTTTAGCAGTAGCCGACGGCATGGGCGGCCACCAGGCAGGGGAGGTGGCCAGTCACCTGGCCCTGCGGGCCCTGGCAGATAAACTCTTTAACGGACCTCCAGGGGAGCCCCTGCCCCGGCTCCTGGCAGCCGCCGCCTTTGCCAATGAAGTAGTTTACCGGTCTTCTTTGGATAGCCAGGAGCGGGAAGGAATGGGCACAACTATGACGGCCGTCTGGATTACCGGCTCCCGGGCCTACCTGACCCATATAGGCGACAGCCGCGCCTATCTCTTCCGGGACGGACAGTTACAGGCTTTGACAGACGATCATTCTTATGTGGGCGAATTGGTTCGCAGCGGTGGCCTGACGGCGGAGGAGGCCCGCCTGCATCCCCGGCGGAATATCCTTACCCGGGCCCTGGGAACCGAAACCCGGGTGGAGATCGATAGCCGGGAACTGGAACTGCAAAAGGGGGACCGCCTCCTCCTTTGTACCGACGGCCTTTATGAAGTCATCCCGGACCCGGAGCTGGCTGCGGTCCTGGGGAAAAATCTGTCCCTGGCACAGGCAGCCAGGGAACTGCTGGACCTGGCCCTGGAACGGGGGGGCCCAGATAATATAACGGTGGTGTTGGGCCTCTATGATTAGTGCCGGTAGTGTCAACCGCAGGCGGGAAATGGCCCTCCTGATCTGGCCGTCCTTGATTCTGATAGCGGGGTATGGCTATATGGCTAGTTCCGGCCTGCAACACCCCGGCTGGCAACCGGCTTATGCCCTCATTCTCCTCCTGGCTGGTTTCTGGGGAACGCACCTGGTTTTGCGGGTTACCCGCCA
Proteins encoded in this region:
- a CDS encoding FhaA domain-containing protein encodes the protein MDLLEKNEHFWQRLFDGLFRHGGAVSLQPVEIAKKLAKIMVSQRTVSVNHVYVPNVYLVNLNPGDFERLSVFEHSLARELEDYVAKKAAEQNYTLVGAPRVELEVEDELAPGEMRVVARMEEEEPEVVDAKAAASAAGDGDTLIYQAINEAPAPLEEPAFKLTVLEGPDAGRTFLLKNGRQVLGRQPACDFVLTDEQVSRRHCQVEESHDRVLVTDLGSRNGTMVNGVRVERIFLKPGDRLQVGRSVLELQVS
- a CDS encoding FHA domain-containing protein encodes the protein MIAVGEILLVGLRFVFVFFIYIFVWHVLKLMYLELGFSPAVRARRRPVLVVLDAKNGGLKRGESYSLGENISIGRDNHNDIIINDSHVSARHAVINQQGGEWQLLDLDSTNGTYLNGQRLTGPHSLRPGDKISIGGVTFKVGWEDASRSPVPYRTGAAR
- a CDS encoding Stp1/IreP family PP2C-type Ser/Thr phosphatase, with the protein product MQAEALSHTGLVRPGNEDYYILDIERGLLAVADGMGGHQAGEVASHLALRALADKLFNGPPGEPLPRLLAAAAFANEVVYRSSLDSQEREGMGTTMTAVWITGSRAYLTHIGDSRAYLFRDGQLQALTDDHSYVGELVRSGGLTAEEARLHPRRNILTRALGTETRVEIDSRELELQKGDRLLLCTDGLYEVIPDPELAAVLGKNLSLAQAARELLDLALERGGPDNITVVLGLYD